A window of the Ruminococcaceae bacterium KH2T8 genome harbors these coding sequences:
- a CDS encoding gluconate 5-dehydrogenase, producing MKNYFDLKDQVAIVTGCSTGLGVQMAEALANQSCNIAVVARRQNLIDEVAAKIKETYGVETIAIACDITDTAKVEAMVDAVYDKFGRIDILINNAGTGAVAPAVDITDDQFYNELNIDLFGSFRVARAVAKKAMIPAGYGRVINIASMYGLVGNKAATCAPYHAAKGGVVNMTRALAAEWANQGITVNSICPGYFWTPLTAETLDSDYFQAYMKSAVPAERYGKEGELDTCTLFLASPASSYVTGQNIAVDGGYTAI from the coding sequence ATGAAGAATTATTTCGATCTTAAGGATCAGGTTGCCATCGTTACAGGTTGCTCCACAGGTCTCGGAGTCCAGATGGCAGAAGCACTTGCAAACCAGAGCTGTAACATCGCAGTAGTTGCAAGAAGACAGAATCTTATCGATGAGGTTGCGGCTAAGATCAAGGAAACATACGGTGTTGAGACTATTGCCATCGCATGTGATATCACGGATACGGCTAAAGTTGAAGCTATGGTAGATGCCGTATACGATAAGTTCGGACGCATCGATATTCTTATCAATAATGCAGGTACAGGCGCAGTAGCTCCCGCAGTTGATATTACAGACGATCAGTTCTACAACGAACTTAATATCGATCTCTTCGGTTCTTTCAGAGTTGCAAGAGCAGTTGCCAAGAAGGCAATGATCCCTGCAGGTTACGGAAGAGTCATCAACATCGCTTCCATGTATGGTCTCGTAGGTAATAAGGCTGCTACATGTGCTCCTTACCATGCAGCAAAGGGCGGCGTCGTTAACATGACAAGAGCGCTCGCTGCTGAGTGGGCTAATCAGGGCATCACAGTTAATTCCATCTGCCCCGGTTATTTCTGGACACCTCTTACTGCAGAGACACTCGATTCGGATTACTTCCAGGCTTACATGAAGAGTGCAGTTCCCGCTGAGCGTTACGGTAAGGAGGGAGAGCTCGATACATGTACTCTTTTCCTTGCATCACCCGCATCTTCCTATGTAACGGGACAGAATATCGCAGTTGACGGCGGATATACGGCTATCTGA
- a CDS encoding phosphoenolpyruvate carboxykinase (ATP), translated as MANIDLSKYGITGATEIVHNPSYELLFEEETKAGLTGYEVGQVTELDTVNVMTGIYTGRSPKDKYIVMDANSKDTVWWTSDEYKNDNHPMTEETWAVVKDIAKKELCNKRLFVVDAFCGANADTRMAVRFIVEVAWQAHFVKNMFIQPTEAELANFEPDFVVYNASKAKVENFKELGLNSETCVAFNITSREQVIINTWYGGEMKKGMFSMMNYYLPLKGIASMHCSANCDMDGKHTAIFFGLSGTGKTTLSTDPKRRLIGDDEHGWDDNGVFNFEGGCYAKVIGLDKESEPDIYNAIKRNALLENVTVADDGKIDFDDKSVTENTRVSYPINHINNIAAEVNSVSSGPAADNVIFLSADAFGVLPPVSILTPEQTKYYFLSGFTAKLAGTERGITEPTPTFSACFGQAFLELHPTKYAEELVKKMEKSGAKAYLVNTGWNGTGKRITIKDTRGIIDAILNGDIKNAPTKTIPMFNFEVPTELPGVDSGILDPRDTYADASEWETKAKDLAERFNKNFKKYETNEAGKALVSAGPQL; from the coding sequence ATGGCAAACATTGATTTATCCAAGTACGGTATCACCGGTGCTACAGAGATCGTCCACAATCCTTCTTACGAGCTTCTTTTCGAGGAAGAGACAAAGGCTGGTCTTACAGGTTATGAAGTAGGTCAGGTAACAGAGCTTGACACTGTTAACGTAATGACAGGTATCTACACAGGACGTTCTCCTAAAGATAAGTACATTGTTATGGATGCTAACTCCAAGGATACAGTTTGGTGGACATCCGATGAGTATAAGAACGACAACCACCCTATGACAGAAGAGACATGGGCAGTTGTTAAGGACATCGCTAAGAAGGAGCTTTGCAACAAGAGACTTTTCGTTGTTGATGCATTCTGCGGTGCTAACGCTGATACAAGAATGGCTGTTCGTTTCATCGTTGAGGTTGCTTGGCAGGCTCACTTTGTTAAGAACATGTTCATCCAGCCTACAGAGGCTGAGCTTGCAAACTTCGAGCCTGATTTCGTAGTTTACAACGCTTCCAAGGCTAAGGTTGAGAACTTCAAGGAGCTTGGTCTTAACTCTGAGACATGTGTAGCTTTCAACATCACAAGCCGTGAGCAGGTTATCATCAACACATGGTACGGCGGAGAGATGAAGAAGGGTATGTTCTCCATGATGAACTACTACCTTCCTCTTAAGGGTATCGCTTCCATGCACTGCTCTGCTAACTGCGACATGGACGGTAAGCACACAGCTATCTTCTTCGGTCTTTCCGGTACAGGTAAGACAACACTTTCCACAGATCCTAAGCGTCGTCTTATCGGTGATGACGAGCACGGTTGGGATGACAACGGTGTATTCAACTTCGAGGGTGGATGCTACGCTAAGGTTATCGGCCTTGACAAGGAGTCTGAGCCCGACATCTACAACGCTATCAAGAGAAATGCTCTTCTTGAGAACGTTACAGTTGCTGACGACGGTAAGATCGACTTCGACGATAAGTCCGTAACAGAGAATACTCGTGTATCTTATCCTATCAACCACATCAACAACATCGCTGCAGAAGTTAACAGTGTATCTTCCGGCCCTGCTGCTGATAACGTAATCTTCCTTTCTGCTGATGCTTTCGGAGTACTTCCTCCTGTTTCTATCCTTACACCTGAGCAGACAAAGTACTACTTCCTTTCCGGCTTCACAGCTAAGCTCGCCGGTACAGAGCGTGGAATCACAGAGCCCACTCCTACATTCTCCGCTTGCTTCGGTCAGGCTTTCCTTGAGCTTCATCCTACAAAGTACGCTGAGGAGCTCGTTAAGAAGATGGAGAAGTCCGGTGCTAAGGCTTACCTTGTAAACACAGGTTGGAATGGTACAGGAAAGAGAATCACAATCAAGGATACACGTGGAATCATCGATGCTATCCTTAACGGTGACATCAAGAACGCTCCTACAAAGACAATTCCTATGTTCAACTTTGAGGTTCCTACAGAGCTTCCCGGTGTTGATTCCGGAATCCTTGATCCTCGTGACACATACGCTGATGCTTCCGAGTGGGAAACAAAGGCTAAGGATCTTGCTGAGAGATTCAACAAGAACTTCAAGAAGTATGAGACAAACGAGGCTGGTAAGGCACTTGTATCCGCTGGTCCTCAGCTCTGA